A DNA window from uncultured Methanoregula sp. contains the following coding sequences:
- a CDS encoding DNA topoisomerase VI subunit B gives MVLAEELAKQQRSISVAEFFEKNKHLLGFDSPTRGVITTIKEAVDNALDACEEAQVLPDIFISIKKTGTDVFRIIVEDNGPGIVPAQIPFVFGKLLYGSRFHQIRQTRGQQGIGISAAVLYAQLTSGLPTVVISRTGHREQAHRFEIQIKIETNEPDILKSEEIEWDRIHGTRVQIEFKSTMAARKKLIEYLRYTSVVNPHARFRVELDDEAFTFERVSQEVIACPVAIQPHPHGIEFGQLKRMAAASDEKLLDFLVNGFSRVGKKSAQDMCDRAGLKGTMKASGLDADQLKNLLAAMQAIAVPAPPSSQCLSPIGEELIRRGLDKEFQMDFVAARTRPSSVFSGHSFMVEAAIGYGGKLPSEGNAIILRFANRVPLMYQQGACAITECISRVNWKSYNISQQGLPTGPILILVHVASTNVPFTSESKDAIASIPEIEKEIVLALQDLGRDLKLFVSRRDKGKLAEDRARAVCAIIPEIAEKVSEIVEKPLVDTSPIEGKLMRKLIVKKATRDGKVTIELANYSGFDGEITVYDISTDNAADAVPKTDFVSEMDGQFTKVWKIVVPPKEVSRIIYTGKGGGILEIRGIDDNKKMVVDLDV, from the coding sequence ATGGTGCTCGCTGAGGAGCTGGCAAAGCAGCAGCGCAGCATCAGTGTAGCTGAATTTTTCGAGAAGAACAAGCACCTGCTCGGCTTCGACTCGCCCACGCGCGGTGTCATCACCACGATCAAGGAAGCGGTCGACAATGCGCTCGACGCCTGCGAGGAAGCGCAGGTCCTTCCGGACATTTTTATCAGCATAAAAAAGACCGGCACCGACGTCTTCCGGATCATTGTCGAGGACAATGGCCCGGGCATCGTGCCGGCCCAGATTCCCTTTGTTTTCGGCAAACTCCTGTATGGTTCCCGGTTCCACCAGATCCGGCAGACCCGGGGCCAGCAGGGTATCGGGATCTCGGCAGCGGTGCTCTATGCGCAGCTGACGAGCGGACTCCCTACGGTCGTCATCTCCCGGACCGGCCACAGGGAGCAGGCGCACCGGTTCGAGATCCAGATCAAGATAGAGACAAACGAGCCCGACATTCTCAAGAGCGAGGAGATTGAATGGGACCGGATCCACGGCACCCGCGTCCAGATCGAGTTCAAGAGCACGATGGCCGCCCGGAAGAAGCTCATCGAGTACCTCCGGTATACCTCGGTCGTCAACCCCCATGCCCGCTTCCGGGTGGAGCTGGATGACGAGGCGTTCACGTTCGAGCGGGTGAGCCAGGAAGTGATCGCCTGCCCGGTCGCCATCCAGCCCCATCCCCACGGGATCGAGTTCGGCCAGCTCAAGCGGATGGCCGCAGCAAGCGATGAGAAACTGCTCGACTTCCTGGTCAACGGGTTCAGCCGGGTGGGCAAGAAGTCCGCGCAGGATATGTGCGACCGGGCCGGCCTCAAGGGCACAATGAAGGCGAGCGGCCTCGATGCAGACCAGCTCAAGAATCTCCTTGCCGCCATGCAGGCCATTGCCGTGCCAGCCCCTCCCTCGTCCCAGTGCCTCTCCCCCATTGGCGAGGAACTGATCCGGCGCGGCCTTGACAAGGAGTTCCAGATGGACTTTGTTGCTGCCCGGACCCGGCCGAGCTCCGTCTTCTCGGGCCACTCGTTCATGGTCGAGGCGGCGATCGGGTACGGGGGAAAACTCCCCTCGGAGGGTAATGCGATCATCCTTCGGTTTGCAAACCGCGTCCCGCTCATGTATCAGCAGGGCGCCTGCGCGATCACGGAATGCATCTCGCGCGTGAACTGGAAGTCCTACAATATCTCGCAGCAGGGGCTCCCGACCGGCCCTATCCTGATCCTTGTCCACGTTGCTTCGACCAACGTCCCGTTCACGAGCGAGAGCAAGGACGCGATAGCAAGCATTCCTGAGATAGAAAAAGAGATCGTGCTCGCGCTCCAGGATCTCGGACGCGATCTCAAACTCTTCGTCTCCCGCCGGGACAAGGGCAAGCTGGCCGAGGACCGGGCCCGGGCGGTCTGCGCCATCATCCCGGAGATTGCAGAGAAAGTCTCCGAGATCGTGGAAAAGCCTCTGGTCGACACTTCGCCCATTGAAGGAAAGCTGATGAGGAAACTCATTGTCAAGAAAGCCACCCGGGACGGGAAGGTGACGATCGAGCTTGCCAACTACAGTGGGTTCGATGGCGAGATAACGGTCTACGATATCTCGACGGACAATGCTGCCGATGCAGTCCCGAAAACGGATTTCGTGAGCGAGATGGACGGTCAGTTCACGAAAGTCTGGAAGATCGTTGTTCCCCCCAAAGAGGTCTCGCGCATCATCTACACCGGGAAAGGCGGGGGCATTCTTGAGATCCGGGGCATAGACGACAACAAGAAGATGGTGGTGGATCTGGATGTCTAG
- a CDS encoding DNA topoisomerase IV subunit A: MSREELEKKAMISLLKIASAWYDQMKSGEIPSISLPSRTKYNIEYDDSSEVWKYGDKESMRTAASAKSATHLLKMAYVIGFIKQQLKENRSSTLREMYYISEGWKRAKFGAQDESNFLIEDLEILSDVPREGFHLHPEENGASIYGPMRIREETRRGMKTLHCQDDVGQAGYTIPNNVENIEFVDHDAKFVIAIETGGMYDRLIENGFDEEHNAILVHLKGQPARSTRRMLNRMSTTWNLPILVFTDGDPWSYRIYGSVAYGAIKSAHMSELLATPRAQFLGLQPSDIRDYNLPSDTLTEKDVEALKSELTDPRFATDYWRKQINLQIDMNLKSEQQAFAARGLDFVTKKYLPARLSEMGII; encoded by the coding sequence ATGTCTAGGGAAGAACTGGAAAAGAAGGCGATGATCTCGCTCCTGAAGATCGCCAGCGCATGGTACGACCAGATGAAGTCCGGCGAGATCCCTTCCATCTCCCTGCCCTCGCGAACGAAATACAATATCGAATACGATGATTCGAGCGAGGTCTGGAAGTACGGCGACAAGGAGAGCATGCGGACGGCGGCGTCGGCAAAAAGCGCCACCCATCTCCTGAAGATGGCCTACGTTATCGGGTTCATCAAGCAGCAGCTCAAAGAGAACCGCTCGTCAACGCTGAGAGAAATGTACTATATCTCGGAGGGCTGGAAGCGGGCGAAGTTCGGGGCGCAGGATGAGAGCAACTTCTTAATCGAGGACCTCGAGATCCTCTCGGACGTGCCGCGCGAGGGCTTCCACCTCCATCCCGAGGAGAACGGGGCCTCCATCTACGGGCCTATGCGGATCCGGGAGGAGACCCGGCGCGGGATGAAGACCTTGCACTGCCAGGACGATGTCGGGCAGGCGGGATACACGATCCCGAACAATGTCGAGAATATCGAGTTCGTGGATCACGATGCCAAGTTCGTCATCGCGATTGAAACTGGTGGTATGTACGACCGTCTGATCGAGAACGGGTTTGACGAGGAGCACAACGCGATCCTCGTCCATCTCAAGGGCCAGCCGGCGCGTTCCACCCGAAGGATGCTCAACCGGATGAGCACAACCTGGAACCTCCCGATCCTGGTCTTCACGGATGGCGACCCGTGGTCTTACCGTATCTATGGATCGGTTGCCTACGGGGCCATCAAGAGCGCCCACATGTCCGAGCTGCTCGCAACCCCCCGGGCCCAGTTCCTCGGCCTGCAGCCAAGCGATATCCGGGACTACAACCTGCCCTCCGATACGCTGACCGAGAAGGATGTCGAGGCTTTGAAATCCGAACTGACGGATCCCCGGTTTGCCACAGATTACTGGAGAAAGCAGATCAACCTGCAGATCGATATGAACTTAAAGTCGGAACAACAGGCTTTTGCTGCCCGGGGGCTGGATTTCGTTACGAAGAAGTATCTGCCGGCGCGGCTCTCCGAGATGGGGATAATCTGA
- a CDS encoding glycosyltransferase — protein MRLCFLADIRSIHTKRWIEFFAPSHEIHLITLSCSPSEMGNVSLEDYTNLGVKIHILPKSFPSILFNSLRVKKLIRTIQPDLLHAHFVTHYGYWGARSGFHPFVVSGWGDDVLIHPKKTVLSYLVSLALRSADRITCDGENSFEAIQKLGIPREKILLITHGVDTKKFSPGFRNPAFFLNIFKNSWPVVTCIRGFNPIYDPETIIRAIPHVLKDAPEVNFLIGGKGYEEERMRALSDKLGIGQFIQFCGWIPHENLPPYLSSSDVYVSASLSDGGVAVSSFEAMASGLPVVVTDIGDNRLWIKDNENGFVVPVRQPELLAERIVRLVRNPDLRKACGQVNRGLVEEKQDYYKEMEKVHVLYTDLVKR, from the coding sequence ATGAGACTCTGTTTTCTGGCGGATATACGCTCTATCCATACCAAGCGATGGATAGAATTTTTTGCTCCATCACATGAAATCCACCTAATCACCTTAAGTTGCTCTCCATCTGAAATGGGAAATGTTTCCCTAGAGGATTATACAAATCTTGGTGTAAAGATCCATATTCTCCCAAAATCATTTCCCTCGATTCTCTTCAATTCCCTGCGGGTAAAAAAACTCATCAGAACAATCCAACCGGATCTTCTTCACGCCCATTTTGTCACCCATTACGGGTATTGGGGTGCACGAAGCGGCTTTCATCCCTTTGTAGTGTCCGGCTGGGGGGATGATGTACTCATCCACCCCAAAAAGACCGTGCTTTCATACCTTGTCAGTCTCGCACTTCGATCTGCAGACCGGATTACCTGTGATGGGGAAAATTCATTTGAAGCCATACAAAAACTCGGCATTCCCCGGGAAAAAATACTGCTCATCACCCATGGAGTTGATACGAAAAAATTTTCACCCGGTTTCCGTAATCCGGCATTTTTTTTGAATATATTCAAAAATTCCTGGCCGGTGGTGACCTGCATACGGGGGTTCAATCCGATTTACGATCCTGAAACGATCATCCGGGCAATTCCCCATGTACTTAAGGATGCCCCGGAAGTCAATTTCCTGATTGGGGGGAAAGGGTATGAAGAAGAGAGGATGCGGGCCCTGTCTGACAAACTCGGCATAGGGCAATTTATTCAGTTCTGTGGCTGGATACCTCATGAGAATCTTCCCCCGTACCTGTCCTCCTCCGATGTTTACGTGTCAGCATCTCTTTCCGATGGAGGCGTTGCGGTCAGTTCCTTTGAAGCTATGGCAAGCGGACTTCCCGTAGTTGTTACTGATATCGGTGATAACCGGCTATGGATTAAGGATAACGAAAACGGTTTTGTCGTACCTGTCAGGCAACCCGAACTATTAGCAGAAAGGATTGTTCGTCTTGTGCGCAATCCCGATCTACGGAAGGCCTGCGGGCAGGTAAACCGGGGTCTTGTTGAAGAAAAACAGGATTACTATAAAGAAATGGAAAAAGTACATGTATTATACACAGATCTGGTGAAGAGGTAA
- a CDS encoding GDP-mannose 4,6-dehydratase, whose amino-acid sequence MKILITGGAGFVGSHLCEKYTKNGDTVLCLDNFMNGNLMNIRHLLNHRNFKLIQGDIQDYDLLEKLMRDVDAVFHLAAQIHVDRSIIEPKLTYDINVLGTQNILEVARMYDVEKIVHASTSEVYGSAEYAPMDEKHPLNAPHPYGASKIAADRMCYAYIETYGMNICIMRPFNLYGPRQKDSGYGGAISIFTKRVLSNMPPIIYGSGEQTRDYTYVEDIVRAYDLILAHSKPIREPVNFGTGVDVKINDLATKIIRLCGKDMKPVHVDGRPGEVDRLIADITKAKKLGWKPKFSLDMGLEKFVDWYQNYKFEEWAKPR is encoded by the coding sequence ATGAAAATTTTAATTACCGGTGGAGCAGGTTTTGTTGGATCGCACCTGTGCGAGAAATATACCAAAAATGGTGATACGGTCTTATGTCTTGATAATTTCATGAACGGGAACCTGATGAATATCCGGCACCTGCTCAATCACCGGAATTTCAAATTGATTCAGGGTGATATCCAGGATTATGACCTGCTGGAGAAGCTCATGCGGGATGTCGATGCGGTCTTCCACCTTGCTGCCCAGATTCATGTTGACCGTTCAATAATAGAACCGAAACTCACGTACGATATCAACGTCCTCGGAACCCAGAATATCCTCGAGGTTGCACGCATGTACGATGTTGAAAAAATTGTTCATGCTTCAACCAGCGAGGTGTATGGCTCTGCTGAATATGCACCTATGGATGAGAAGCACCCGCTAAACGCTCCCCATCCCTATGGTGCCAGCAAGATTGCCGCAGACCGGATGTGTTATGCCTATATCGAGACATATGGGATGAACATCTGCATCATGCGCCCGTTCAACCTTTACGGGCCCCGGCAAAAAGACTCCGGATATGGTGGAGCCATCTCGATCTTTACCAAACGCGTCCTCTCCAATATGCCACCTATCATCTATGGCAGCGGGGAACAGACACGGGATTATACATATGTCGAAGATATCGTTCGGGCATACGATCTCATCCTGGCACATTCCAAGCCAATACGTGAACCGGTAAATTTTGGAACCGGTGTAGATGTAAAAATCAATGATCTTGCAACAAAGATCATAAGACTCTGCGGTAAGGATATGAAGCCTGTTCATGTAGATGGACGGCCCGGAGAAGTTGACCGGCTGATTGCTGATATCACAAAAGCGAAAAAACTCGGCTGGAAACCGAAGTTTTCCCTGGACATGGGTCTGGAAAAATTTGTTGACTGGTACCAGAATTACAAATTCGAGGAATGGGCAAAACCCCGGTAA
- a CDS encoding radical SAM protein, which produces MKIVFVQPNVGFKGGHTWEALGVGYMVSYLKNHFKGQLDLSFYSAFYDSDEVIVNNTQDADIVAFSCTSPQYRHGLRLARQIKTDKNIIVFGGVHASALPDDVLKEPCVDLVVKGEGEQSVLSIVNSLSRKEKLPKKIVTSDFIEDINTIPFPDRVTIKNERNIQQAYADNHKRITSVLSSRGCPFRCSYCCSPVVWQRKTRFRSPENILDEIEELVRDLRIDFLKFADDTFTVNKKRVLEFCSQKNERGIDIPFGANAHINTIDEEMLKVLSESNCQELWYGVESGSPKILSDMHKNTKIDNIKNVFRLTHEYGMKTRAYFLIGMPNETIEDIHLTEKLCDEIEPDVVGFTLLAPYPTNEYFDYATMKDWDWSTFDEYTNDWVHTTTLSNERLKVEQRRLIEKYQNHITFKQKGKTS; this is translated from the coding sequence ATGAAGATTGTTTTCGTTCAACCCAATGTAGGTTTTAAGGGGGGCCATACCTGGGAAGCGCTCGGTGTCGGCTACATGGTATCCTATCTGAAAAACCATTTCAAAGGCCAGCTTGATCTTTCATTCTATTCAGCATTTTACGACAGCGATGAGGTGATCGTCAACAATACGCAGGATGCCGATATTGTCGCGTTCTCCTGTACAAGCCCCCAGTATCGCCATGGACTCCGGCTTGCACGGCAGATAAAAACGGATAAGAATATCATTGTTTTCGGGGGTGTACACGCATCTGCCCTTCCGGATGATGTACTGAAAGAGCCCTGTGTCGATCTCGTTGTCAAAGGCGAAGGGGAGCAGTCCGTTCTATCGATTGTCAACTCACTTTCCCGGAAAGAAAAACTCCCAAAAAAGATTGTCACGTCAGATTTTATTGAAGATATCAATACGATTCCGTTCCCGGACCGGGTTACGATAAAAAATGAACGCAATATCCAGCAGGCGTATGCAGACAACCATAAACGAATCACTTCGGTCCTGAGCAGCCGGGGCTGCCCCTTCCGGTGCAGTTACTGTTGCAGCCCGGTTGTCTGGCAACGAAAAACCCGTTTCCGCTCCCCGGAGAATATCCTGGATGAAATTGAGGAACTCGTGCGGGATCTCCGGATCGACTTCCTAAAGTTTGCCGACGATACTTTCACGGTCAACAAAAAAAGAGTCCTGGAATTCTGCAGCCAGAAGAACGAACGGGGAATCGACATCCCCTTCGGGGCCAATGCTCATATCAACACCATTGATGAGGAAATGTTGAAGGTATTATCCGAGAGCAACTGTCAGGAACTCTGGTATGGTGTAGAGAGCGGGTCCCCGAAGATCCTTTCCGACATGCACAAGAATACAAAAATTGATAATATCAAAAATGTTTTCCGCCTGACCCACGAGTATGGTATGAAAACCCGTGCCTATTTCCTCATCGGGATGCCCAACGAGACGATCGAGGATATCCATCTGACGGAAAAACTCTGTGATGAGATTGAGCCCGATGTTGTCGGTTTCACGCTCCTTGCCCCCTACCCGACGAACGAGTACTTTGATTATGCCACCATGAAGGACTGGGACTGGTCCACGTTCGATGAGTATACCAATGACTGGGTGCATACAACCACCCTTTCGAACGAGCGCCTGAAAGTCGAGCAGAGACGGCTCATTGAGAAATACCAGAACCATATCACGTTCAAGCAGAAGGGAAAGACTTCATGA
- a CDS encoding DegT/DnrJ/EryC1/StrS family aminotransferase, whose protein sequence is MNVPLFKIFWDDEDVRSVTAAIQKGAYWAIGPMIDEFEKRIAEYIGQKYCVTFNSGTSALHALLLSCAISPGDEIIVPSFTFISTANSALFVKAKPVFADIERTTFGLDPTSVEEKITKKTKAIIPVHYGGCPCRIQELREIADDHNILLIEDAAESMGAMLGGKMVGTFGDASMFSFCQNKIIATGEGGAITTDSKEIFEKLKLMRSHGREDCANYFATSDYLEYVSLGYNFRMSEITAALGVAQIKKIDRLISMRQKNARYYAAILKHVPYIRVPEFPPEYSSVYQLYTVLINGGRAQRDGLIAQLGQNHVSSKVYFYPVHLTRFYRETFGCSPGMLPVTEEVSDSAITLPMYPSLTTEEMDYVAGVLARCTL, encoded by the coding sequence ATGAATGTTCCACTGTTCAAGATCTTCTGGGATGACGAGGATGTCCGGTCCGTCACCGCGGCGATCCAGAAAGGTGCATACTGGGCGATTGGCCCGATGATCGATGAGTTCGAGAAGCGGATAGCAGAATATATCGGCCAGAAATATTGTGTGACATTCAATTCCGGCACATCTGCCCTGCATGCCCTCCTCCTTTCCTGCGCTATTTCTCCCGGCGATGAAATTATCGTCCCTTCATTCACGTTCATCTCCACGGCAAATTCAGCACTCTTTGTCAAGGCTAAACCTGTCTTTGCCGATATCGAGCGGACAACGTTCGGCCTCGATCCCACCTCCGTTGAGGAGAAGATAACAAAGAAGACAAAGGCGATCATCCCTGTCCACTATGGGGGATGTCCCTGCAGGATCCAGGAGCTTCGCGAGATCGCCGATGATCACAACATCCTGCTCATTGAGGACGCTGCCGAATCCATGGGTGCAATGCTTGGCGGGAAGATGGTGGGAACGTTTGGCGATGCCTCCATGTTCAGCTTCTGCCAGAACAAGATCATCGCAACTGGTGAGGGTGGGGCGATCACTACCGATTCAAAGGAGATTTTCGAGAAGCTCAAACTGATGCGCTCGCACGGGCGTGAAGACTGTGCCAATTACTTTGCAACGTCCGATTACCTGGAATACGTCTCCCTTGGCTACAATTTCAGGATGTCGGAGATCACCGCAGCCCTCGGTGTTGCGCAGATAAAGAAGATCGACCGGCTCATCTCCATGCGGCAGAAGAACGCCCGGTACTATGCTGCAATCCTCAAGCATGTGCCGTATATCCGGGTGCCTGAATTTCCCCCGGAGTACTCCAGCGTGTACCAGCTCTACACGGTCCTCATCAACGGGGGCCGGGCACAGCGCGACGGACTCATCGCACAGCTCGGGCAGAATCATGTGTCGTCGAAGGTGTACTTCTACCCGGTTCACCTGACCCGATTCTATCGGGAAACGTTCGGCTGTTCACCAGGTATGCTGCCGGTAACTGAGGAGGTCTCGGATTCCGCAATAACCCTGCCGATGTATCCCTCCCTGACAACCGAAGAGATGGATTATGTGGCCGGTGTCCTGGCCCGGTGCACCCTTTAA
- a CDS encoding glycosyltransferase family 2 protein, whose protein sequence is MQVSAIIPTKNRYSDLVACVRSLLFQTMKPDEIIVVDASDTGGLEEVLDTTFGNNPVIRYIHSRPGLTLQRNIGVQAAGGDILLFFDDDVVLEKNFVAEISRVFESDTGKLIGGVYGNIVPSFESGEEKKCAGGKSSLLLFAYSLFASVFFLSKVRKDGKFQPTGFPTYPYGSDVITTVECVPGGLTGYRREVFQEFSFDENLTGYGYMEDDDFSYRVSRKYKNVYTPHARVIHNESPAARDRRYASRKMMIMNYYYLFVKNIPQDFFHRAVFWWSVLGLFTNEIITLNYSGIQGLKDGLNLRGKPYR, encoded by the coding sequence ATGCAGGTCTCTGCCATAATTCCGACGAAGAACCGGTATTCCGATCTGGTAGCCTGTGTTCGATCGCTTCTCTTCCAGACGATGAAGCCGGACGAGATAATTGTAGTCGACGCGAGCGATACTGGCGGACTGGAAGAGGTACTCGATACAACGTTTGGGAATAATCCGGTGATACGGTACATCCACTCACGGCCGGGACTGACACTCCAGAGGAATATCGGAGTTCAGGCTGCGGGGGGCGATATTCTCCTCTTCTTCGATGACGATGTGGTTCTTGAGAAGAACTTTGTTGCGGAGATCTCCCGGGTTTTCGAGAGCGATACCGGGAAGTTAATCGGCGGCGTGTACGGGAATATCGTTCCTTCCTTTGAATCTGGCGAAGAGAAGAAGTGCGCCGGGGGGAAGTCTTCCCTGCTTCTTTTCGCATATTCCCTGTTTGCTTCCGTATTCTTTCTCTCGAAAGTCAGGAAAGACGGGAAGTTCCAGCCGACCGGTTTTCCAACCTACCCTTACGGATCCGATGTTATCACGACCGTCGAGTGTGTTCCAGGAGGACTGACCGGGTACCGCAGGGAGGTTTTCCAGGAATTTTCCTTTGACGAAAACCTCACGGGCTACGGGTACATGGAGGACGACGATTTCTCGTACCGGGTTTCCCGGAAATATAAAAACGTCTACACCCCTCACGCCCGGGTGATCCACAACGAGTCGCCTGCAGCGCGGGACCGGCGCTACGCGAGCCGGAAGATGATGATAATGAATTACTATTATCTTTTTGTGAAGAATATCCCGCAGGATTTTTTCCACCGGGCGGTTTTCTGGTGGTCGGTCCTGGGGTTGTTCACAAATGAGATTATCACACTTAATTATTCTGGGATCCAAGGTCTTAAAGATGGTCTTAATCTCCGAGGGAAACCATATAGATAG
- a CDS encoding UDP-glucuronic acid decarboxylase family protein encodes MAIQEDVDSIVQNIDSTPFADKTILITGGAGFLGSLICEVLIKIGGNVICVDNFASGREQNLIHIRNNKHFHLITQDVSEELELHEPVHYVFHLASRASPFEFEKYPIQILKSNTIGTLNALELARKNNAKFLFTSTSEIYGQSTIFPTPESYWGNVNTIGIRGCYDEAKRAGEALCMAYLRQYNVNVRIARIFNTYGPKMRGDGIYGRVIPRFLSQAMKNEPISIFGDGSQTRSFCYVTDQIEGLLKFISADDACRGEVINIGNPEEHTVMELAHMIKTMTHSSSTFEFHPLPNDDPLKRYPDITKATRLLDWVPKISLQTGLDKMLKEFKE; translated from the coding sequence ATGGCAATTCAGGAAGATGTTGATTCCATTGTTCAGAATATCGACTCCACCCCATTTGCAGATAAGACCATACTTATCACCGGGGGGGCAGGTTTCCTTGGATCATTGATCTGTGAGGTTCTGATCAAAATTGGGGGAAATGTAATTTGTGTTGATAATTTTGCTAGTGGAAGAGAACAAAACCTCATACATATCCGCAATAATAAACATTTCCACCTAATCACTCAGGATGTTTCTGAAGAATTGGAATTGCATGAGCCCGTACATTACGTATTTCATCTTGCGTCCAGAGCATCCCCCTTCGAATTTGAAAAATATCCCATTCAGATATTAAAATCAAATACAATAGGTACCCTCAATGCCCTTGAACTTGCGAGAAAAAATAATGCAAAATTCCTTTTTACCTCGACAAGCGAGATATATGGTCAATCTACGATTTTTCCAACGCCCGAATCCTATTGGGGAAATGTAAACACCATTGGTATCCGCGGGTGTTATGATGAGGCAAAGCGGGCAGGAGAGGCACTCTGCATGGCATACCTCCGTCAGTATAATGTGAATGTACGAATAGCCCGAATTTTCAATACCTATGGTCCAAAAATGAGAGGAGATGGGATCTACGGCCGTGTTATTCCCAGGTTTTTATCCCAGGCAATGAAGAACGAGCCGATCTCGATATTCGGTGATGGCTCACAGACACGGAGTTTTTGCTATGTTACGGATCAAATTGAGGGTTTACTGAAATTTATCAGTGCAGATGATGCATGCAGAGGAGAAGTAATCAATATTGGAAATCCTGAAGAACACACAGTCATGGAACTTGCACATATGATCAAAACCATGACCCACTCATCCTCAACGTTTGAATTTCACCCTCTTCCCAATGATGATCCTCTGAAACGTTATCCGGATATTACAAAAGCAACTCGATTATTAGACTGGGTACCAAAAATATCACTGCAGACCGGTTTGGATAAAATGTTAAAGGAATTTAAAGAATAA
- the galU gene encoding UTP--glucose-1-phosphate uridylyltransferase GalU, which produces MKKPNARMHKKKNSIKKAVIPAAGLGTRFLPITRAQPKEMLPVVDKPVIQYVVEEAIASGIEDILIITGRGKRAIEDHFDFSYELEQKLKEKKDFAVLSREKELSNLVDIHYIRQKEAKGLGDAVLLAERHCGDDPFVVLLGDTITIPFEGYETCTSQMIETFNKYQRSVIAIESVPREKIMDYGIIDGTPLENNVYQIQNIIEKPHPDIAPSNLGAIGRYLLTPDIFSLLKETKPGFGGELQLTDALIHLDRPLGLVTNCKRYDIGDKLGWMKSSIELTLQRDEFSLEMKKFLLKLLED; this is translated from the coding sequence GTGAAAAAACCAAATGCTCGTATGCATAAGAAAAAAAATTCAATCAAAAAAGCAGTCATTCCCGCAGCAGGTCTGGGAACCCGTTTTCTTCCGATTACCCGGGCTCAGCCAAAAGAAATGCTTCCTGTCGTGGATAAACCTGTCATCCAATATGTTGTGGAAGAAGCAATTGCCTCCGGAATTGAGGATATTCTCATCATTACCGGACGAGGGAAAAGAGCAATTGAAGATCATTTTGATTTCTCGTATGAACTTGAGCAGAAATTAAAAGAAAAGAAAGACTTTGCAGTTCTTTCACGCGAGAAAGAACTATCAAATCTTGTGGATATTCATTACATCCGACAAAAAGAGGCAAAAGGATTGGGGGACGCTGTGCTCCTTGCAGAGAGGCACTGTGGAGACGATCCCTTTGTTGTTCTTCTTGGCGACACGATTACTATTCCGTTTGAAGGGTACGAAACATGTACAAGTCAGATGATTGAGACATTCAATAAATATCAAAGGAGCGTGATTGCTATTGAATCCGTTCCTCGCGAAAAAATTATGGATTATGGAATAATTGATGGAACTCCGCTCGAAAACAACGTATACCAGATTCAGAATATCATCGAAAAGCCCCACCCGGATATCGCCCCAAGCAATTTGGGCGCTATTGGAAGGTACCTCCTTACCCCAGATATTTTTAGTCTCCTCAAAGAGACTAAACCCGGTTTTGGTGGGGAACTCCAGTTAACGGATGCCCTTATTCATCTGGATCGACCACTGGGGCTTGTAACCAACTGCAAACGATATGATATAGGTGATAAACTGGGGTGGATGAAATCAAGTATTGAACTTACCCTTCAGCGGGATGAGTTTTCACTTGAGATGAAAAAATTTTTATTAAAATTACTGGAGGATTGA